The following proteins are co-located in the Spea bombifrons isolate aSpeBom1 chromosome 3, aSpeBom1.2.pri, whole genome shotgun sequence genome:
- the FBLN7 gene encoding fibulin-7 isoform X1, whose product MTSGVQYTVLLFLCLIAFQESKAAQNCLNKQQLLAAIRQMQQFLKGQETRFADGIRVMKSRLNTLQNAVNKANPDPQPVACPALETPVNGKKFGSKYLVDHEVHYTCDPGYQLIGSSSRLCQKNGSWTGDIPHCKDISQCGSHPCLNGGTCVEGNNHQYKCNCPQEYTGSNCQHQTQTAPPEWSVPSDAAFNRKPRCARVDRAQHCSCDAGFQMNGTPDNSICQDVNECEVYKVEGAPRLCMHNCVNIPGSYRCSCPAGYKMLGDGKSCEDIDECNSGNHNCTRGSICINTAGGFQCVSPECPKPNGNISYVKTSPIQCERNPCPMESRSCHHAPKTISFHYLSLPSSLPTPVTLFRMATASAPGRPGPDSLRFGIVGGNSRGNFVMQRSDRQTGELILVQSPQGPQTIEVDVDMSEYLDRTFQAKHLSKITVFVSPYSF is encoded by the exons AACTGTCTAAACAAACAGCAGCTACTGGCAGCCATCCGACAGATGCAACAATTCTTAAAAGGGCAAGAGACGCGGTTTGCCGATGGAATTCGAGTCATGAAAAGTAGGCTGAATACTTTGCAGAATGCAGTCAACAAAGCAAACCCAGACCCACAACCAG TTGCTTGTCCGGCCTTGGAAACCCCTGTCAACGGAAAGAAGTTTGGCTCCAAATACTTGGTGGATCATGAAGTGCATTACACATGTGACCCCGGATACCAGCTCATCGGGTCCAGCAGCAGACTGTGCCAGAAAAACGGAAGTTGGACTGGGGATATACCTCACTGCAAAG ATATCAGCCAATGTGGCAGTCACCCCTGTTTAAACGGCGGTACCTGTGTGGAGGGAAACAACCACCAATACAAATGTAATTGCCCTCAAGAATATACTGGGTCCAACTGCCAACATCAAACACAAACAG CTCCACCTGAATGGAGTGTACCCAGCGATGCAGCTTTTAACCGTAAGCCACGCTGTGCCAGGGTAGACCGCGCTCAGCACTGTAGTTGCGATGCTGGCTTCCAAATGAATGGCACCCCTGACAACAGCATTTGCCAAG ATGTTAATGAGTGTGAGGTTTATAAGGTGGAAGGAGCCCCACGTCTCTGTATGCACAACTGTGTCAATATTCCTGGTTCATATCGCTGTTCATGTCCAGCTGGGTATAAGATGCTTGGAGATGGAAAAAGCTGCGAAG ATATTGATGAATGTAATTCTGGAAATCACAACTGCACCAGAGGATCCATATGCATTAATACCGCAGGGGGGTTTCAGTGTGTCTCTCCAGAGTGTCCAAAGCCCAACGGAAATATCAGTTATGTGAAAACATCACCAAT cCAATGTGAGCGCAATCCATGCCCAATGGAAAGTAGGTCATGTCATCATGCACCAAAGACCATTTCATTCCACTACCTCTCTTTGCCTTCAAGCCTTCCCACCCCAGTCACCCTCTTCCGCATGGCAACCGCGTCAGCTCCTGGACGACCAGGACCAGACAGCTTGCGTTTTGGAATAGTGGGTGGAAACAGCAGAGGGAACTTTGTAATGCAAAGATCAGATAGGCAGACTGGAGAACTTATTCTAGTTCAGAGTCCACAAGGCCCTCAAACCATTGAGGTGGATGTAGACATGTCGGAATACTTGGACCGCACATTCCAGGCCAAGCATCTTTCAAAAATCACAGTGTTTGTGTCTCCTTATAGCTTTTAA
- the FBLN7 gene encoding fibulin-7 isoform X2, producing the protein MNCLNKQQLLAAIRQMQQFLKGQETRFADGIRVMKSRLNTLQNAVNKANPDPQPVACPALETPVNGKKFGSKYLVDHEVHYTCDPGYQLIGSSSRLCQKNGSWTGDIPHCKDISQCGSHPCLNGGTCVEGNNHQYKCNCPQEYTGSNCQHQTQTAPPEWSVPSDAAFNRKPRCARVDRAQHCSCDAGFQMNGTPDNSICQDVNECEVYKVEGAPRLCMHNCVNIPGSYRCSCPAGYKMLGDGKSCEDIDECNSGNHNCTRGSICINTAGGFQCVSPECPKPNGNISYVKTSPIQCERNPCPMESRSCHHAPKTISFHYLSLPSSLPTPVTLFRMATASAPGRPGPDSLRFGIVGGNSRGNFVMQRSDRQTGELILVQSPQGPQTIEVDVDMSEYLDRTFQAKHLSKITVFVSPYSF; encoded by the exons AACTGTCTAAACAAACAGCAGCTACTGGCAGCCATCCGACAGATGCAACAATTCTTAAAAGGGCAAGAGACGCGGTTTGCCGATGGAATTCGAGTCATGAAAAGTAGGCTGAATACTTTGCAGAATGCAGTCAACAAAGCAAACCCAGACCCACAACCAG TTGCTTGTCCGGCCTTGGAAACCCCTGTCAACGGAAAGAAGTTTGGCTCCAAATACTTGGTGGATCATGAAGTGCATTACACATGTGACCCCGGATACCAGCTCATCGGGTCCAGCAGCAGACTGTGCCAGAAAAACGGAAGTTGGACTGGGGATATACCTCACTGCAAAG ATATCAGCCAATGTGGCAGTCACCCCTGTTTAAACGGCGGTACCTGTGTGGAGGGAAACAACCACCAATACAAATGTAATTGCCCTCAAGAATATACTGGGTCCAACTGCCAACATCAAACACAAACAG CTCCACCTGAATGGAGTGTACCCAGCGATGCAGCTTTTAACCGTAAGCCACGCTGTGCCAGGGTAGACCGCGCTCAGCACTGTAGTTGCGATGCTGGCTTCCAAATGAATGGCACCCCTGACAACAGCATTTGCCAAG ATGTTAATGAGTGTGAGGTTTATAAGGTGGAAGGAGCCCCACGTCTCTGTATGCACAACTGTGTCAATATTCCTGGTTCATATCGCTGTTCATGTCCAGCTGGGTATAAGATGCTTGGAGATGGAAAAAGCTGCGAAG ATATTGATGAATGTAATTCTGGAAATCACAACTGCACCAGAGGATCCATATGCATTAATACCGCAGGGGGGTTTCAGTGTGTCTCTCCAGAGTGTCCAAAGCCCAACGGAAATATCAGTTATGTGAAAACATCACCAAT cCAATGTGAGCGCAATCCATGCCCAATGGAAAGTAGGTCATGTCATCATGCACCAAAGACCATTTCATTCCACTACCTCTCTTTGCCTTCAAGCCTTCCCACCCCAGTCACCCTCTTCCGCATGGCAACCGCGTCAGCTCCTGGACGACCAGGACCAGACAGCTTGCGTTTTGGAATAGTGGGTGGAAACAGCAGAGGGAACTTTGTAATGCAAAGATCAGATAGGCAGACTGGAGAACTTATTCTAGTTCAGAGTCCACAAGGCCCTCAAACCATTGAGGTGGATGTAGACATGTCGGAATACTTGGACCGCACATTCCAGGCCAAGCATCTTTCAAAAATCACAGTGTTTGTGTCTCCTTATAGCTTTTAA